In Microbacterium foliorum, the following proteins share a genomic window:
- a CDS encoding response regulator transcription factor, with the protein MIRLVIADDHPIVRAGLTALFSLEADLEVVAEAGTPEEAVACAERENPDVVLMDLQFGSQSPSTGVDATRRIRALEAPPYVLVLTNYDSDADILGAVEAGASGYLLKDAPPHELTAAVRAAAAGESALAPVIASRLLDRMRAPRVSLSSREIEVLELVAAGRSNSEVADELFVSETTVKSHLAHIFSKLDVSSRTAAVSVAREKGILR; encoded by the coding sequence ATGATCCGGCTCGTCATCGCCGACGATCACCCCATCGTCCGCGCCGGCCTCACCGCCCTGTTCAGTCTCGAAGCGGATCTCGAAGTGGTCGCCGAGGCAGGCACACCGGAGGAGGCCGTCGCCTGCGCCGAGCGCGAGAATCCCGACGTGGTGCTGATGGATCTGCAGTTCGGTTCCCAGTCCCCCTCCACGGGTGTGGACGCGACGCGACGCATCCGTGCGCTCGAGGCTCCGCCCTATGTGCTCGTGCTCACCAACTACGACTCGGATGCCGACATCCTCGGCGCCGTCGAGGCCGGTGCGAGCGGCTATCTGCTGAAAGACGCCCCACCGCACGAGCTGACCGCCGCCGTGCGCGCGGCGGCCGCCGGAGAGAGCGCGCTTGCGCCGGTGATTGCCTCCCGCCTGCTCGATCGCATGCGCGCGCCGCGCGTCAGCCTCAGCAGCCGCGAGATCGAGGTGCTCGAACTCGTCGCCGCCGGGCGATCGAACAGCGAGGTGGCTGACGAGCTCTTCGTCAGCGAGACGACCGTGAAGTCGCACCTCGCGCACATCTTCTCGAAGCTCGACGTCAGCTCACGCACCGCCGCGGTCTCGGTCGCGCGCGAGAAGGGCATCCTCCGCTGA
- a CDS encoding sensor histidine kinase, translating to MAHTALTPVFVGLRTGLHVLFFALTGLVIVRAVLDPSESSAPAVVLALIVGVTYASGLLLTRLSHARRLMSLIWLALLSAEWLGLLWVSADAAYLVFPLFFLFLHLLGCWVGSAAILASTIVAVCALGIHGGWSVGGVVGPFVGAGVALLIGLGYQALAREAQQREALVSELLATRGQLAAREHESGVLAERARLAREIHDTLAQGLSSIQMLLHAAERADDTRPGIEHIRLARETAAANLVEARRFIRELTPPQLDDQTLGGALRRLARTQWATQGLDVQVRVSDTVVLPMHLQTALLRITQGAIANVLQHAHATTATVTISIEGDRLCFTVEDDGEGFDAERPPPGAAEKSDSFGLRATAERVQQLGGRLEIDAASGRGTTLTVDLPLTEFA from the coding sequence ATGGCGCATACCGCTCTGACCCCGGTGTTCGTGGGTCTGCGGACGGGCCTCCACGTTCTCTTCTTCGCCCTGACCGGGCTGGTCATCGTCCGTGCCGTGCTCGACCCGTCGGAGTCGAGCGCCCCGGCGGTGGTCCTGGCGCTGATCGTCGGCGTCACGTACGCGTCGGGGCTGCTGCTCACTCGCCTCTCGCACGCACGACGGCTGATGTCCCTGATCTGGTTGGCCCTGCTCTCGGCGGAGTGGCTGGGCCTGCTCTGGGTGAGCGCCGATGCCGCCTACCTCGTCTTCCCTCTGTTCTTCCTGTTCCTCCACCTGCTGGGGTGCTGGGTGGGTTCGGCCGCGATACTCGCGTCGACGATCGTCGCGGTGTGCGCACTTGGCATCCACGGCGGGTGGAGCGTCGGCGGAGTCGTCGGCCCGTTCGTCGGCGCCGGCGTGGCGCTCCTGATCGGCCTCGGCTACCAGGCTCTGGCGAGGGAGGCCCAGCAGCGCGAGGCCCTGGTCAGTGAGCTGCTCGCGACCCGCGGACAGCTGGCCGCGCGCGAGCACGAATCGGGTGTTCTCGCAGAACGCGCCCGGCTCGCCCGCGAGATCCACGACACGCTCGCGCAGGGACTCTCCAGCATCCAGATGCTGCTGCATGCCGCGGAACGCGCCGACGATACGCGCCCGGGGATCGAGCACATCCGGCTCGCGCGTGAGACGGCCGCCGCGAACCTCGTCGAGGCGCGGCGGTTCATCCGCGAGCTGACGCCTCCCCAGCTCGACGATCAGACGCTCGGCGGGGCGCTGCGGCGGCTGGCCCGCACGCAGTGGGCGACGCAGGGACTCGACGTGCAGGTGCGGGTGTCCGACACTGTCGTCCTGCCCATGCATCTGCAGACGGCGCTGCTGCGCATCACGCAGGGGGCCATCGCCAACGTCCTCCAGCACGCCCATGCGACGACCGCGACGGTCACCATCAGCATCGAGGGAGACCGCCTCTGCTTCACCGTCGAGGATGACGGAGAAGGATTCGATGCCGAGCGCCCTCCACCGGGTGCCGCCGAGAAGTCCGACTCCTTCGGCCTGCGCGCGACCGCCGAGCGAGTGCAGCAGCTGGGCGGACGGCTCGAGATCGACGCCGCATCGGGACGAGGAACGACACTCACGGTCGACCTCCCGCTGACGGAGTTCGCATGA
- a CDS encoding FtsX-like permease family protein, whose translation MFVALRDLRFAKGRFTLIGSVVALITLLVGFLSGLTGGLAIQNVSGVLALPADRIVFSAPEGGDGAASFADSTITEQQANDWAATADVTDARPLGISQTRAETDDTRAAIAVFGVEPGFDAGAPSGDGQLRLSVPAAEALAVKVGDQIEIAGVSYDVETVEGDAWYSHTPVVQMTLHDWQAYSASTGNPDAYATVLAVMGAPDWDAADAANDTISETTLGSLTALSAFRSEIGSLLLMVAMLFGISGLVIGAFFTVWTMQRKGDVAVLKALGASTRSLIRDALGQALIVLLVGIGIGLGLVTVLGLVAGTALPFLLSPVTTILPGGIMIALGLAGAAFALRSVTSADPLTALGSNR comes from the coding sequence ATGTTCGTCGCGTTACGCGATCTTCGCTTCGCCAAGGGTCGATTCACCCTCATCGGCTCCGTCGTCGCCCTCATCACCCTTCTCGTGGGATTCCTGAGCGGACTGACGGGGGGCCTCGCCATCCAGAACGTCTCGGGCGTGCTCGCGCTTCCCGCAGACCGCATCGTGTTCTCCGCCCCCGAAGGAGGAGACGGAGCGGCCAGCTTCGCGGACTCCACGATCACCGAGCAGCAGGCGAACGACTGGGCGGCGACCGCCGACGTGACCGACGCGCGCCCTCTCGGCATCAGCCAGACCCGCGCCGAGACCGACGACACCCGCGCCGCGATCGCGGTGTTCGGTGTCGAGCCCGGTTTCGACGCCGGTGCGCCCTCCGGCGACGGTCAGCTGCGTCTGTCGGTGCCCGCTGCGGAGGCGCTCGCCGTGAAGGTCGGAGATCAGATCGAGATCGCCGGCGTCTCCTACGACGTCGAGACGGTCGAGGGCGACGCGTGGTACAGCCATACTCCCGTCGTGCAGATGACCCTGCACGACTGGCAGGCGTACTCGGCATCCACGGGAAACCCCGATGCCTACGCCACGGTCCTCGCCGTCATGGGTGCCCCCGACTGGGATGCCGCGGATGCCGCGAACGACACGATCTCTGAGACGACCCTCGGATCGCTGACGGCGCTGAGCGCCTTCCGTTCCGAGATCGGTTCTCTCCTGCTCATGGTGGCCATGCTGTTCGGCATCTCGGGACTCGTCATCGGTGCCTTCTTCACCGTGTGGACCATGCAGCGCAAAGGCGATGTCGCCGTCCTCAAGGCGCTCGGCGCGAGCACGCGATCCCTGATCCGCGACGCCTTGGGTCAGGCGCTGATCGTCCTGCTGGTGGGCATCGGCATCGGTCTGGGGCTGGTCACGGTGCTCGGCCTGGTCGCAGGCACCGCCCTTCCGTTCCTGCTGAGCCCTGTCACGACGATCCTTCCGGGCGGCATCATGATCGCCCTCGGCCTCGCAGGCGCCGCCTTCGCCCTGCGATCCGTCACCTCCGCCGACCCCCTCACCGCACTCGGGAGCAACCGATGA
- a CDS encoding ABC transporter ATP-binding protein, producing the protein MIRLNDITLTFPDGESRVTAVDGVSLTAHPGTVTGITGPSGSGKSSLLAAAGTLLRPDSGEILIDGSDVTALSPAEATRLRRERIGIVFQQPNLISSLTAREQLSVMNELGAAHSRRNRAKAAARADELLAAVGLAEHGHKRPHQLSGGQRQRINIARALMNDPSVLLVDEPTSALDQERGAAIIDLILRLTDELNTSTLLVTHDLVHLPRMHGVLHLVDGRVVDNAVARR; encoded by the coding sequence ATGATCCGCCTGAACGACATCACCCTGACCTTCCCCGACGGTGAGTCCCGCGTGACCGCCGTGGACGGCGTCTCCCTCACCGCCCACCCCGGGACCGTCACCGGCATCACCGGCCCCAGCGGCTCCGGCAAGTCCAGTCTGCTCGCCGCCGCCGGCACCCTGCTGCGGCCGGATTCCGGCGAGATCCTCATCGATGGGAGCGACGTCACAGCGCTCAGCCCGGCCGAGGCGACGCGTCTGCGGCGGGAGCGGATCGGGATCGTCTTCCAACAACCCAACCTCATCTCCTCCTTGACTGCCCGTGAGCAGCTGAGCGTCATGAACGAGCTCGGTGCCGCGCACAGCCGACGCAATCGCGCCAAGGCGGCCGCCCGTGCGGATGAGCTGCTCGCCGCGGTCGGCCTCGCCGAGCACGGTCACAAGAGGCCGCACCAGCTTTCCGGCGGCCAGCGTCAGCGCATCAACATCGCTCGCGCCCTGATGAACGATCCGAGCGTGCTCCTGGTCGACGAGCCGACCAGTGCCCTCGATCAGGAACGCGGCGCCGCCATCATCGATCTCATCCTGCGGCTCACCGATGAACTGAACACCTCGACGCTGCTCGTCACCCACGACCTCGTGCACCTCCCGCGCATGCACGGGGTGCTGCACCTCGTGGACGGTCGTGTCGTCGACAACGCCGTCGCGAGGCGCTGA
- a CDS encoding substrate-binding and vWA domain-containing protein, producing MSAPRNARRTSAALAMAAIVALALTACTGGGDEGTNSDGGQGFPDDGCTHIAVATSSEKVNMLDELAKAFKDSPEHEGLETCATVRPTNVSSGNATRFLTSGEDWPTDDQSLWPTLWSPASTVWTDRVAAAASPSLVGEPRSFTRTPVVFGMPEPMANALGWPNTPISITDLEALCQDPAGWGSVGKDIWGAFKISKTNPNTSTTGLSTILMQSYEATGKLEGLTSADVEASADFSRVFEECVIHYGDTTGNVLSTLYDETQNGSNGSAYVSAVALEETSLLNYNQGNPDSHTVQPGETLTPPKTKLVAVYPEGGSMWSDNPITVLGADWVTAEQRAAGEAFAEFVQTTAAQNILPDYGFRPLDESAPLGDLFTAKYGVDPAQPAVTLPKPEVDVISTAIDQWTQVRKPSSVLELIDISGSMDDPIGDGRSRLDGAIEGAQSTLNHFRSTDEIGVWAFTTGISSDEGEGIQVLRDVSALGADGEKLDSSLDDLRYAQRNGTPLYDSILLAYEAMSERAEPGRINAIVVLSDGEDTDSSTSLDSLIAKIGKSTKEGGDDAPVRIFPIAYGEGADTSALQRIAEVTGGQLFDASDAERIDLVFASVINNF from the coding sequence ATGAGCGCGCCTCGCAACGCACGACGGACATCCGCTGCCCTCGCCATGGCGGCGATCGTCGCCCTGGCATTGACCGCCTGCACCGGCGGTGGCGACGAGGGCACGAACAGTGACGGAGGACAGGGGTTCCCTGACGACGGCTGCACGCACATCGCCGTCGCCACCTCGTCGGAGAAGGTCAACATGCTCGACGAGCTGGCGAAGGCGTTCAAGGACTCGCCCGAACACGAGGGGCTCGAGACGTGCGCGACCGTGCGCCCCACCAACGTCTCGTCCGGCAACGCGACGCGCTTCCTCACCTCGGGCGAGGACTGGCCGACCGACGACCAGTCGCTGTGGCCCACCCTGTGGTCTCCGGCATCCACGGTCTGGACCGATCGCGTCGCCGCCGCCGCGTCACCCAGCCTCGTGGGCGAACCGAGGTCGTTCACGCGCACGCCCGTCGTGTTCGGCATGCCCGAGCCGATGGCCAACGCCCTCGGCTGGCCGAACACGCCCATCAGCATCACCGACCTCGAGGCCCTCTGCCAGGACCCGGCCGGGTGGGGCAGCGTGGGCAAGGACATCTGGGGCGCCTTCAAGATCTCGAAGACCAACCCCAACACGTCGACCACAGGGCTCTCGACCATCCTGATGCAGTCGTACGAGGCGACCGGCAAGCTCGAGGGCCTCACCTCGGCCGACGTCGAGGCCTCGGCCGACTTCTCGCGGGTGTTCGAGGAGTGCGTCATCCACTACGGCGACACGACCGGCAATGTGCTCTCTACGCTCTACGACGAGACGCAGAACGGCTCGAACGGCTCGGCGTACGTCTCGGCCGTCGCGCTGGAGGAGACCTCGCTGCTCAACTACAACCAGGGCAACCCCGACTCGCACACGGTGCAGCCGGGCGAGACACTGACGCCGCCCAAGACCAAGCTCGTCGCCGTCTACCCCGAGGGTGGCTCCATGTGGTCGGACAACCCGATCACGGTGCTCGGCGCCGACTGGGTGACCGCCGAGCAGCGTGCCGCCGGCGAGGCCTTCGCCGAGTTCGTGCAGACCACCGCAGCGCAGAATATCCTGCCGGACTACGGGTTCCGCCCGCTCGACGAATCGGCGCCGCTGGGCGACCTGTTCACCGCGAAGTACGGAGTCGACCCCGCGCAGCCCGCCGTGACGCTGCCGAAGCCCGAGGTCGACGTGATCTCGACCGCGATCGACCAGTGGACGCAGGTGCGCAAGCCCTCGTCGGTGCTCGAGCTCATCGATATCTCCGGTTCGATGGACGACCCGATCGGCGACGGTCGCTCGCGTCTCGACGGTGCGATCGAGGGTGCGCAGTCGACGCTGAACCACTTCCGCTCGACGGATGAGATCGGCGTGTGGGCGTTCACGACCGGCATCTCTTCCGACGAGGGCGAGGGCATCCAGGTGCTCCGCGACGTGAGCGCACTCGGCGCGGACGGCGAGAAGCTCGACTCGTCGCTCGACGACCTGCGCTACGCGCAGCGCAACGGCACTCCGCTCTACGATTCGATCCTGCTCGCGTACGAGGCGATGAGCGAGCGGGCCGAGCCCGGTCGCATCAACGCGATCGTGGTGCTCTCGGACGGCGAGGACACCGACTCGAGCACCTCGCTCGACTCGCTCATCGCGAAGATCGGCAAGAGCACGAAGGAGGGCGGCGACGACGCTCCGGTGCGTATATTCCCGATCGCGTATGGAGAGGGCGCGGATACCTCGGCACTGCAGCGAATCGCGGAAGTGACGGGCGGACAGCTGTTCGACGCCTCGGATGCCGAGCGCATCGACCTCGTCTTCGCTTCCGTGATCAACAACTTCTGA
- the fdhD gene encoding formate dehydrogenase accessory sulfurtransferase FdhD, producing MGRITTRRPILKLTLGEGASRRADTLAVEEPLEIRVAGPPLAVTMRTPGHDVELAAGFLVSEGIIAQTAEFHSAIHCGGPGTGGQENTYNVLDISLAHGVALPDPDAARRFYTTSSCGVCGKASIDAVRTVSRHPVSDDGVQADAEQIAAFPDRLRAEQAAFDKTGGLHAAALFDADTGEMLVLREDVGRHNAVDKVVGWALLNDRLPLHRQILQVSGRASFELVQKAAMAGIPLLSAVSAPSSLAAELAEESGVTLVGFVRGRSMNIYTHAHRVRIGAESLGSSARSEEGAHHAR from the coding sequence GTGGGGCGGATCACGACGCGGAGACCGATTCTGAAGCTCACCCTCGGCGAGGGTGCGAGCCGTCGCGCCGACACGCTCGCCGTCGAGGAGCCGCTCGAGATACGGGTCGCAGGCCCGCCGCTCGCGGTCACGATGCGCACTCCGGGGCACGACGTCGAGCTGGCGGCGGGGTTCCTCGTGTCCGAGGGGATCATCGCCCAGACCGCCGAGTTCCACTCGGCGATCCACTGCGGCGGCCCGGGCACCGGCGGCCAGGAGAACACGTACAACGTGCTCGACATCAGCCTCGCTCACGGCGTCGCGCTTCCCGACCCCGATGCCGCGCGGCGCTTCTACACGACCAGTTCGTGCGGCGTGTGCGGCAAGGCCAGCATCGACGCGGTGCGCACGGTGTCGCGGCATCCGGTCTCCGACGACGGCGTCCAGGCGGATGCCGAGCAGATCGCCGCCTTCCCCGATCGTCTGCGTGCAGAGCAGGCGGCGTTCGACAAGACGGGCGGCCTGCACGCCGCCGCTCTCTTCGACGCCGACACGGGCGAGATGCTCGTGCTGCGCGAAGACGTCGGGCGCCACAACGCGGTCGACAAGGTCGTCGGCTGGGCGCTGCTGAATGACCGGCTGCCGCTGCACCGGCAGATTCTGCAGGTCTCCGGCAGAGCGAGCTTCGAACTGGTGCAGAAGGCCGCGATGGCCGGCATCCCTCTGCTCAGTGCCGTCTCGGCGCCCTCGTCTCTGGCGGCGGAACTCGCCGAGGAGTCGGGCGTGACGCTCGTCGGATTCGTCCGCGGACGGTCGATGAACATCTACACGCACGCGCATCGGGTGCGCATCGGAGCCGAGTCGCTCGGCTCGTCTGCGCGCTCCGAAGAAGGGGCACACCATGCTCGATAG
- a CDS encoding FdhF/YdeP family oxidoreductase, with translation MLDSQGTAGNAGTAGSAFGLMPVEPRQGGYGPRTDRPWSRKPYGHPAAGWGAALSVGRVVLDQRVPIAGPLSMLQMNHPVSGYDCPGCAWPDDPGNLKLDICENGIKHVTWEMTRKRVDRRFFAEHTVTELATWPDFDLEDQGRLTEPMVYDAATDHYVPITWDDAFALVGDEMQALDSPDEASFYTSGRLSNEATFLYQLMVREYGTNNLPDCSNMCHEASGRALKASIATGKGTVDLHDWDDCDALFVLGVNAASNAPRMLTALSDAVKRGAQVVHVNPLVEAGATRTIVPHDFVDMARFKATGTSTMNLQVRPGGDLALIRGMSKVVFEAAVDDPSVLDSAFLASLTTGADAYRELVEATPWTDLVTQSGLSEEQIRAAAAVYLASERTIISWCLGVSQHEHGVDTVREIVNLLLLRGNIGRKGAGPSPIRGHSNVQGNRTCGIDHHPTDAWLDRLAEACRIDPPRHPGLDTVRTIEAMHDGRVKVFVGMGGNFVLAAPDTPFTAQGLEKCRLTVQVSTKLNRSHLVHGEKALILPCLGRTERDQQAQGPQGITVEDAMSMVHLSMGRKQPASAYLRSEPAIIAGIAKATLPHTATPWDWYVGDYDNIRDVMARVLPGFEGFNDLIRDKHGFRIPQPARDRVFETPSGRAEFSHPPLPNVIPESTETLVLQTMRSHDQWNTTIYSNDDRYRGVKNLRELVFLHEDDMRDRGLVEGDLVDIVSTSKDGSTRMLTAFRAVPYDLPRGSAAGYMPEMNVLIGRKDFSAQSDQPLMKSIQVTVARSGS, from the coding sequence ATGCTCGATAGCCAGGGAACCGCGGGCAACGCAGGAACTGCCGGAAGCGCCTTCGGGCTGATGCCGGTCGAACCACGCCAGGGTGGCTACGGCCCTCGCACCGATCGGCCCTGGTCGCGCAAGCCGTACGGCCACCCCGCCGCCGGGTGGGGCGCGGCGCTGTCGGTAGGGCGGGTGGTGCTGGACCAGCGCGTGCCTATCGCCGGACCGCTCTCGATGCTGCAGATGAACCATCCCGTCTCGGGCTACGACTGCCCCGGATGCGCGTGGCCCGACGACCCGGGCAATCTCAAGCTCGACATCTGCGAGAACGGCATCAAGCACGTCACCTGGGAGATGACGCGCAAGCGCGTCGATCGGCGCTTCTTCGCCGAGCACACGGTCACCGAGCTCGCGACCTGGCCCGACTTCGACCTCGAAGATCAGGGGCGCCTGACTGAGCCGATGGTCTACGACGCGGCCACCGATCACTATGTGCCGATCACGTGGGACGACGCGTTCGCGCTGGTCGGTGACGAGATGCAGGCGCTCGACAGCCCCGACGAGGCATCGTTCTACACGTCGGGACGACTCAGCAACGAGGCCACGTTCCTCTACCAGCTGATGGTGCGCGAGTACGGCACCAACAACCTGCCCGACTGCTCGAACATGTGCCATGAGGCCTCGGGTCGCGCGCTCAAGGCCTCGATCGCCACGGGCAAGGGCACGGTCGACCTGCACGACTGGGACGACTGCGACGCCCTCTTCGTGCTGGGCGTGAACGCGGCATCCAACGCTCCGCGCATGCTCACAGCACTGTCGGATGCCGTGAAGCGCGGCGCCCAGGTCGTGCACGTCAACCCGCTCGTCGAGGCCGGTGCCACCCGCACGATCGTGCCGCACGACTTCGTCGACATGGCGCGTTTCAAGGCGACGGGCACGAGCACCATGAACCTGCAGGTGCGCCCCGGCGGTGACCTCGCACTGATCCGCGGCATGTCGAAAGTCGTCTTCGAGGCGGCAGTCGACGATCCATCCGTGCTCGACTCCGCGTTCCTCGCGTCGCTGACGACCGGCGCCGATGCGTACCGTGAGCTGGTCGAGGCCACACCATGGACCGACCTGGTCACGCAGTCGGGGCTCAGCGAAGAGCAGATCCGTGCGGCCGCCGCGGTCTATCTCGCCTCCGAACGCACGATCATCAGCTGGTGCCTCGGCGTGAGCCAGCACGAGCATGGCGTCGACACCGTGCGAGAGATCGTCAACCTGCTGCTGCTCCGAGGCAACATCGGGCGCAAGGGTGCCGGTCCTTCGCCCATCCGTGGGCACAGCAACGTGCAGGGCAACCGCACCTGCGGAATCGATCACCACCCCACGGATGCTTGGCTCGACCGACTCGCCGAGGCGTGCCGCATCGATCCGCCGCGGCATCCGGGACTCGACACCGTTCGCACGATCGAGGCCATGCACGACGGCCGCGTCAAGGTGTTCGTGGGCATGGGCGGCAACTTCGTGCTCGCGGCTCCCGACACCCCGTTCACGGCGCAGGGGCTAGAGAAGTGCCGCCTGACGGTGCAGGTGAGCACCAAGCTCAACCGCAGTCACCTCGTGCACGGTGAGAAGGCGCTGATCCTGCCCTGCCTCGGCCGCACCGAGCGCGACCAGCAGGCTCAGGGGCCGCAGGGCATCACGGTCGAGGATGCGATGAGCATGGTGCACCTCTCGATGGGGCGCAAGCAACCGGCATCCGCGTATCTGAGGTCGGAGCCGGCGATCATCGCCGGGATCGCGAAGGCGACCCTGCCCCACACGGCCACGCCCTGGGACTGGTACGTCGGCGACTACGACAACATCCGCGACGTGATGGCGAGGGTGCTGCCCGGGTTCGAGGGGTTCAACGACCTGATCCGCGACAAGCATGGCTTCCGCATCCCGCAGCCGGCGCGAGACCGCGTGTTCGAGACCCCGTCGGGGCGCGCCGAGTTCTCGCACCCGCCGCTGCCGAACGTCATCCCCGAGTCGACCGAGACCCTGGTGCTGCAGACCATGCGCTCGCATGACCAGTGGAACACGACGATCTACTCGAACGACGACCGCTATCGGGGCGTGAAGAACCTGCGCGAGCTCGTGTTCCTGCACGAAGACGACATGCGCGACCGGGGACTCGTCGAGGGCGACCTCGTCGACATCGTGTCGACCTCGAAAGACGGATCGACGCGGATGCTGACGGCGTTCCGCGCCGTGCCCTACGACCTGCCTCGTGGCAGCGCCGCCGGCTACATGCCCGAGATGAATGTGCTGATCGGGCGCAAGGACTTCAGCGCGCAGAGCGACCAGCCGCTCATGAAGAGCATCCAGGTGACCGTCGCGCGCTCGGGGTCGTGA
- a CDS encoding MarR family winged helix-turn-helix transcriptional regulator, translated as MGISDDAVEIRARGWRTLAALHGIIEADLEKALGASVGLSVVEYTVLDALSRQDGWHMRMQQLARATALSPSATTRLVTRLEDRGLLTRILCADDRRGIYTELTAAGQALYEQAHPIHDETLERALGEAVTQPELAPVVHALQAVTVDA; from the coding sequence GTGGGCATCTCAGACGATGCTGTCGAGATCCGCGCGCGCGGCTGGCGCACGCTCGCGGCGCTGCACGGGATCATCGAGGCCGATCTCGAGAAGGCGCTCGGCGCCTCGGTCGGTCTCTCGGTGGTCGAGTACACGGTGCTCGACGCGCTCAGCCGCCAGGACGGCTGGCACATGCGGATGCAGCAGCTCGCCCGCGCCACGGCACTGAGCCCGAGCGCGACGACGAGGCTCGTGACCCGCCTCGAAGACCGTGGGCTGCTCACCCGCATCCTCTGCGCCGACGACCGCCGCGGCATCTACACCGAGCTCACTGCTGCCGGTCAGGCGCTCTACGAGCAGGCGCATCCGATCCACGACGAGACACTCGAACGCGCGCTCGGTGAGGCGGTCACGCAGCCAGAGCTCGCGCCCGTCGTGCACGCGCTGCAGGCTGTGACCGTCGACGCCTGA
- a CDS encoding MFS transporter: protein MPLGLIALAIGAFGIGLTEFVIMGLLPEVATDFGVTEATAGWLISGYALSVVVGALGLTAATTRLPRKPVLLGLLVLFIVGNAITALAPDYTVAMIGRIIAALCHGAFFGIGSVVAAELVAPEKKARAIAIMFTGLTAANVFGVPLGTFLGQQFGWRSTFWVISAIGVIAFAGIALLVAAPKSTGAQVSLRSELRAFRSGQVWLSLIVTALAFGGMFGAFTYIAYTLTDVTGFADTAVPWLLVLFGVGLVAGNWVGGRLADRSIDRTLLLFISALVVVLVLFGFFAWSQPVTTAILVLMGAFGFGTVPALQSRVMHYAGGAPTLASGANIGAFNVGNALGAWAGGLGISAGLGYTSPIWIGAAITASALVVMVIAVVTARRSSPVATGSLQTIAA, encoded by the coding sequence ATGCCACTCGGACTCATCGCACTCGCCATCGGCGCCTTCGGGATCGGACTCACCGAGTTTGTGATCATGGGGCTGCTGCCGGAGGTCGCCACCGACTTCGGCGTCACCGAGGCCACGGCCGGCTGGCTCATCTCGGGCTACGCGCTGAGCGTCGTCGTCGGTGCCCTCGGCCTCACCGCGGCAACCACGCGCCTGCCGCGCAAACCCGTGCTGCTCGGCCTCCTCGTGCTGTTCATCGTGGGCAACGCGATCACGGCACTCGCCCCCGATTACACGGTCGCCATGATCGGCCGCATCATCGCCGCCCTGTGCCACGGAGCGTTCTTCGGCATCGGATCGGTCGTCGCGGCCGAGCTCGTCGCCCCCGAGAAGAAGGCGCGGGCCATCGCGATCATGTTCACCGGCCTCACGGCGGCCAATGTGTTCGGCGTTCCCCTCGGCACGTTCCTCGGTCAGCAGTTCGGCTGGCGTTCGACGTTCTGGGTGATCTCGGCCATCGGTGTCATCGCCTTCGCGGGCATCGCTCTGCTCGTCGCCGCCCCGAAGTCGACCGGTGCGCAGGTGAGTCTGCGCAGCGAACTGCGGGCCTTCCGCTCGGGTCAGGTGTGGCTATCGCTCATCGTCACCGCTCTCGCGTTCGGCGGCATGTTCGGCGCCTTCACCTACATCGCGTACACGCTCACCGACGTCACCGGATTCGCCGACACGGCCGTGCCGTGGCTGCTCGTGCTCTTCGGCGTCGGGCTCGTCGCGGGCAACTGGGTCGGCGGGCGCCTGGCCGACCGTTCGATCGACCGCACCCTCCTCCTCTTCATCTCGGCCCTGGTGGTCGTGCTCGTGCTGTTCGGGTTCTTCGCCTGGTCGCAGCCCGTGACGACGGCGATCCTCGTACTGATGGGCGCGTTCGGATTCGGCACGGTGCCCGCGCTGCAGAGCCGCGTCATGCACTACGCCGGCGGAGCACCCACACTCGCCTCCGGCGCCAACATCGGTGCGTTCAACGTCGGCAACGCCCTCGGCGCCTGGGCCGGCGGCCTCGGCATCTCCGCAGGACTCGGCTACACCTCGCCCATCTGGATCGGCGCCGCGATCACGGCATCCGCTCTGGTCGTCATGGTGATCGCCGTCGTCACGGCTCGGCGGTCGTCGCCCGTCGCGACCGGCTCCCTGCAGACCATCGCCGCGTGA